A single region of the Changchengzhania lutea genome encodes:
- a CDS encoding nucleotide pyrophosphohydrolase: MNIQNAQQAVDDWIKEHGVRYFNELTNMAQLTEEVGEVARIIARRYGEQSEKESDKDKDLGEELADVLFVVLCLANQTGVDLQAAFDKRMDKKAKRDHDRHHNNEKLK, encoded by the coding sequence ATGAACATTCAAAACGCACAACAGGCAGTAGATGATTGGATTAAGGAACACGGGGTTCGGTATTTCAATGAACTCACTAACATGGCGCAACTTACAGAGGAAGTGGGTGAAGTAGCACGTATTATTGCTAGACGCTATGGGGAGCAGAGCGAAAAAGAAAGTGATAAGGATAAAGACCTTGGTGAAGAATTGGCCGATGTACTTTTTGTGGTGTTGTGTTTAGCAAATCAAACCGGTGTAGATTTACAAGCCGCATTTGATAAGAGAATGGACAAGAAGGCAAAACGGGACCATGATAGACATCATAATAACGAAAAATTAAAGTAA
- the queA gene encoding tRNA preQ1(34) S-adenosylmethionine ribosyltransferase-isomerase QueA: MKLSHFGFELPEELLAEYPSEHRDEARLMVLNRKEQTIEHKYFKDIIDYFDEDDVMVLNDTKVFPARLYGNKEKTGARIEVFLLRELNEEQRLWDVLVDPARKIRIGNKLYFGEDENLVAEVIDNTTSRGRTLRFLYDGSYKEFRIKLNELGETPLPKYIKRDVEPEDEGRYQTIFAKNEGAVAAPTAGLHFSKHLLKRLEIKGVNFAEVTLHVGLGTFNPVEVEDLSKHKMDSEELKINELAVDIVNTGLKNKKRICAVGTTAMRAVESAVSSNGKLNEFDGWTNKFIFPPYEFSIANCMITNFHTPKSTLLMMASAFAGHDFIKKAYDEAIKEKYKFYSYGDAMLII; encoded by the coding sequence ATGAAATTATCACATTTTGGCTTCGAATTACCTGAAGAATTATTAGCAGAATACCCATCAGAACACAGAGATGAGGCACGTTTAATGGTTTTAAACAGAAAAGAGCAAACGATTGAGCATAAGTATTTTAAGGATATTATTGACTATTTTGATGAAGATGATGTTATGGTACTTAATGATACCAAGGTGTTTCCTGCTAGATTGTACGGTAATAAAGAAAAAACAGGAGCGAGAATAGAAGTATTTTTGTTACGTGAGCTTAATGAAGAACAACGTCTTTGGGATGTTTTAGTAGATCCAGCACGTAAAATAAGAATAGGGAACAAACTTTATTTTGGTGAAGACGAAAATTTGGTAGCCGAAGTAATTGATAACACAACATCTAGAGGGCGTACCTTACGTTTCTTATATGACGGCTCATATAAAGAGTTTCGTATTAAGCTCAATGAATTGGGTGAAACGCCACTTCCAAAATATATAAAAAGAGATGTAGAGCCAGAAGATGAGGGTCGTTACCAAACCATATTTGCAAAAAATGAAGGTGCTGTTGCAGCACCAACTGCGGGCCTGCACTTTTCAAAACATTTACTAAAGCGTTTAGAAATCAAAGGTGTGAACTTTGCAGAAGTGACACTTCACGTGGGCTTAGGGACCTTTAATCCTGTTGAGGTTGAGGATCTTTCAAAACATAAAATGGACAGTGAAGAGCTTAAAATTAATGAACTTGCTGTCGATATTGTAAACACTGGATTGAAAAACAAAAAACGCATATGTGCAGTTGGTACAACAGCTATGCGTGCCGTAGAAAGTGCCGTTTCGTCTAATGGGAAACTTAATGAATTTGATGGATGGACTAATAAATTCATCTTTCCACCATATGAGTTTAGCATTGCGAATTGTATGATAACCAACTTTCATACACCTAAATCGACCTTATTAATGATGGCTTCAGCCTTTGCTGGTCATGACTTTATTAAAAAGGCTTATGATGAGGCTATAAAAGAGAAATATAAATTCTACAGTTATGGTGATGCCATGTTAATTATCTAA
- the gldA gene encoding gliding motility-associated ABC transporter ATP-binding subunit GldA yields the protein MSIEVENISKFYGTQKALNQVSFKIKKPEIVGFLGPNGAGKSTMIKILATYIATSEGNAKVNGFDICEDTQNVQQSVGYLPEHNPLYLDMYVREYLNFNASIYKVSKSRIEDVIQLTGLSPEVDKKIGQLSKGYRQRVGLANALLHDPEVLILDEPTTGLDPNQLIDIRNLIKQIGTTKTVFLSTHIMQEVEAMCDRVIIINKGEIVADKNLKELREGEAQIVIVEFDYRVEDAFLLKLPNVKKVRNTHDFIYEITFNTKKDMRSYVFDFAHDNQLKILQLNQKNASLESLFRDLTSK from the coding sequence ATGTCGATAGAAGTAGAAAACATTTCGAAATTTTATGGCACCCAAAAGGCTCTTAACCAAGTGTCTTTCAAAATTAAAAAGCCAGAAATTGTTGGTTTTCTTGGGCCTAATGGGGCAGGAAAATCAACAATGATAAAAATTTTGGCGACCTATATCGCTACGAGTGAAGGTAATGCCAAGGTTAATGGTTTTGACATTTGCGAAGACACTCAAAACGTACAACAAAGTGTGGGCTATTTACCAGAGCACAATCCCTTGTATTTAGATATGTATGTTCGGGAATATTTAAACTTTAATGCGAGTATTTATAAGGTTTCTAAATCTCGCATAGAGGATGTCATTCAACTCACTGGACTTAGCCCAGAAGTAGACAAAAAAATAGGACAACTTTCTAAAGGCTACAGACAGCGCGTAGGGTTGGCAAATGCGCTGTTGCACGACCCTGAGGTCTTGATTTTGGACGAGCCGACTACAGGATTAGACCCCAACCAGTTAATTGATATTAGGAATCTTATTAAACAAATAGGCACAACGAAAACCGTTTTTCTTTCCACACATATTATGCAAGAGGTTGAAGCCATGTGCGATCGTGTTATTATTATTAATAAAGGTGAAATTGTAGCCGATAAAAACTTAAAAGAATTGCGGGAAGGTGAAGCACAGATTGTTATTGTGGAATTTGATTACCGTGTTGAAGATGCTTTTTTATTAAAGCTACCAAACGTTAAAAAGGTTAGAAACACCCATGATTTTATTTATGAAATCACATTTAACACTAAGAAAGATATGCGCTCCTACGTTTTTGATTTTGCGCATGACAATCAATTAAAAATACTTCAGCTTAATCAGAAAAATGCGAGTTTAGAAAGTTTATTTAGAGACCTAACTTCAAAATAA
- a CDS encoding prephenate dehydratase — protein sequence MITTVAIQGVKGSFHHIVSQQYFDDSVKLVECLTFDRVVDALITKESDAAIMALENSIAGSIIPNYALIDKYDLHVVGEHYLDIQHNLMALPNQDIESIKEVFSHPMALLQCKEFFKNHPHIKLVEDKDTAEVAERIQKHKLKGVGAIASVMAAEVFDLDIMAKSIQTIKHNETRFAIVKRTNSEIPESEMTKASIKFETDHKRGSLAAILNVMSDCKLNLTKIQSLPIIETPWKYAFFVDVTFENYTDFKKAKSIMSIMGESFKVLGEYKNAKI from the coding sequence ATGATAACAACGGTAGCTATACAAGGCGTCAAAGGATCATTTCACCATATTGTGTCACAACAATATTTTGATGACTCTGTAAAACTTGTTGAATGTTTAACATTCGATAGGGTAGTGGACGCTTTAATTACTAAAGAAAGTGATGCTGCTATTATGGCTTTAGAAAACTCTATTGCTGGTTCTATTATTCCCAATTATGCCTTAATTGATAAATACGATTTACACGTTGTAGGAGAGCATTATTTGGATATTCAACACAATTTGATGGCGCTGCCAAATCAAGATATCGAATCTATTAAAGAGGTGTTTTCGCACCCTATGGCCTTATTACAATGTAAAGAATTTTTTAAGAATCACCCGCATATAAAACTGGTTGAGGATAAAGATACAGCGGAGGTCGCAGAGCGTATTCAAAAGCATAAGCTTAAAGGAGTTGGTGCCATAGCCAGTGTTATGGCTGCTGAGGTTTTTGATTTGGATATAATGGCAAAAAGTATTCAAACCATTAAGCATAATGAAACACGTTTTGCTATTGTGAAACGAACCAATTCTGAGATTCCAGAAAGCGAGATGACTAAGGCATCCATTAAATTTGAAACCGACCATAAGCGTGGAAGTTTAGCGGCTATTTTAAATGTGATGAGCGATTGTAAGCTAAACTTAACAAAAATTCAATCATTACCTATCATAGAAACCCCGTGGAAGTACGCTTTTTTTGTGGATGTAACTTTTGAAAATTATACAGATTTTAAGAAGGCAAAATCGATCATGAGTATTATGGGGGAAAGTTTTAAAGTATTGGGTGAATATAAAAATGCCAAGATATGA
- a CDS encoding metal-dependent hydrolase yields the protein MASIFGHSVVGFTLTKIIDSKNTKWLLLAAIFSTVLPDFDVIAFNFGIPYEHPLGHRGFSHAILFALLWALLLMFTIGRKSKFMWFWVIFLSTISHGVLDAMTTGGMGVGFFVPFINDRFFFPFRDIVVSPIGLREFFSTWGLRVLLSELKYIVLPCVLILVLWQFKKKLYEHSKRTTGSR from the coding sequence GTGGCATCTATATTTGGTCATAGTGTTGTTGGATTTACATTAACAAAAATTATCGATTCAAAGAACACAAAATGGTTATTACTCGCCGCCATTTTTTCAACCGTTCTCCCAGATTTTGATGTTATAGCGTTTAATTTCGGAATCCCTTATGAACATCCTTTGGGGCATCGCGGATTTTCGCATGCCATACTCTTCGCATTATTATGGGCATTACTCCTAATGTTTACCATCGGGAGAAAAAGCAAATTCATGTGGTTTTGGGTTATCTTTTTATCTACTATATCACACGGCGTATTAGATGCTATGACCACAGGCGGCATGGGCGTTGGCTTTTTTGTTCCGTTTATTAATGATAGGTTTTTCTTTCCGTTTAGAGATATTGTAGTTTCACCAATTGGGTTAAGGGAATTCTTTTCGACCTGGGGTTTAAGGGTGCTTTTAAGTGAACTTAAATATATCGTTTTGCCATGCGTTCTGATTTTAGTACTTTGGCAATTCAAAAAAAAATTATATGAACATTCAAAACGCACAACAGGCAGTAGATGA
- the rlmN gene encoding 23S rRNA (adenine(2503)-C(2))-methyltransferase RlmN: MADTKKDIRALTKEQLRDFFEKEGDKAFRGNQVYEWLWQKSAHSFEAMTNVSKETRQMLEANFVINHIEVDQMQRSNDGTVKNAVRLHDGLIVESVLIPTKTRTTACVSSQVGCSLDCKFCATARLKRMRNLNPDEIYDQVVAIDKESRHYYNRPLSNIVFMGMGEPLMNYNNVIKAIDKITSPEGLGMSPKRITVSTSGVPKMIKKMADDAVKFNLAVSLHSAIDEVRTSIMPFNETFPLKDLKEALEYWYAKTGRTISYEYVVWKGINDTQKDIDAFVKFCKYVPSKVNIIEYNPIDDEDFQQASNEALENYIYHLEKNRIVVNVRRSRGKDIDAACGQLANKS, from the coding sequence ATGGCAGATACTAAAAAGGATATTCGCGCTTTAACCAAAGAGCAACTTAGAGATTTCTTCGAAAAAGAAGGTGATAAGGCCTTTAGAGGAAATCAAGTTTATGAGTGGCTTTGGCAAAAGTCTGCACATAGTTTTGAAGCCATGACCAACGTTTCGAAAGAAACCCGTCAAATGCTTGAAGCTAATTTTGTTATCAATCATATAGAGGTCGATCAGATGCAACGTAGTAATGATGGTACCGTTAAAAACGCGGTTCGATTGCATGATGGACTCATTGTAGAATCTGTATTAATACCAACAAAAACGAGAACAACTGCATGTGTGTCGAGTCAGGTAGGTTGTAGTTTAGATTGTAAATTTTGTGCCACAGCACGCTTAAAGCGTATGCGAAATTTAAATCCAGATGAAATTTACGATCAGGTGGTTGCTATTGACAAGGAGAGTAGGCATTATTATAACAGACCTTTGAGCAATATTGTATTTATGGGTATGGGCGAACCGTTGATGAATTATAATAACGTTATTAAAGCCATAGATAAAATTACGTCACCAGAAGGGTTGGGGATGTCGCCAAAGCGCATTACGGTATCAACTTCGGGCGTTCCTAAAATGATTAAAAAAATGGCAGATGATGCCGTGAAGTTTAACTTAGCCGTATCGTTACATTCTGCTATAGATGAAGTAAGAACATCCATCATGCCATTTAATGAAACCTTCCCATTAAAAGATTTAAAAGAAGCTTTAGAATATTGGTATGCTAAAACAGGCCGTACAATAAGTTATGAATACGTGGTTTGGAAGGGTATTAATGATACTCAAAAAGATATTGATGCTTTCGTGAAATTTTGTAAATATGTACCTAGTAAAGTAAACATCATCGAATATAATCCTATTGATGATGAAGATTTTCAACAAGCCTCTAATGAGGCCTTAGAGAACTATATTTATCATCTAGAAAAAAATAGAATTGTTGTCAATGTAAGACGAAGCAGGGGCAAAGATATTGATGCAGCTTGCGGACAATTAGCTAATAAGTCTTAA
- the dtd gene encoding D-aminoacyl-tRNA deacylase, whose amino-acid sequence MKVVIQRVSSASVIIEGVKVASISKGLLILLGIVDEDAQEDINWLSNKIVNLRVVGDENGVMNASIKDMDGDIIVVSQFTLHASTKKGNRPSYIKAAKPDIAVPLYNNFISTLESDLGKAIKTGKFGADMKVDLINDGPVTIIIDSKNKV is encoded by the coding sequence ATGAAAGTTGTTATTCAAAGGGTGTCTAGCGCAAGTGTTATAATTGAAGGGGTAAAGGTCGCTTCAATTTCAAAGGGGCTATTAATTTTGTTAGGAATTGTTGATGAGGATGCCCAAGAAGACATTAATTGGCTATCTAATAAAATAGTGAATCTTCGCGTTGTTGGAGATGAAAATGGTGTGATGAACGCATCAATAAAAGACATGGATGGTGATATTATAGTAGTCAGCCAGTTTACGTTGCATGCTTCCACAAAAAAGGGAAATAGACCGAGCTACATTAAGGCTGCAAAACCAGATATAGCCGTTCCGCTCTATAATAATTTTATTTCAACATTAGAGTCAGATTTAGGGAAAGCTATCAAAACGGGTAAATTTGGCGCAGATATGAAAGTAGATTTAATTAATGATGGGCCAGTTACTATTATTATAGATTCAAAAAATAAAGTATAG
- the aroA gene encoding 3-phosphoshikimate 1-carboxyvinyltransferase: MDITLHKSQIANRKSKITITGSKSESNRLLLLQALYPETQLKNISNSDDSNLMMAALKSESKLVDIHHAGTAMRFLTAYFAVKDGRETVLTGSKRMKERPIKILVDALHHLGAEISYLENEGFPPIKIKGKKLIEHRVALNANVSSQYISALLLIASKLENGLELTLNGDITSMPYIKMTLSLLDELGIESSFKNQVITVKPNTNPITPKTVVVESDWSSASYYYSIAALSKLGTEITLSSYKPTSLQGDSALADIYKHFGVSSTFNNNSVTLRKESTNMQPLNLDLKHAPDIAQTIAVTCFGLGIACHLTGLHTLKIKETDRLVALKTEIEKLGGQVQITDKSLQLEPSKKIHPNVSIATYNDHRMAMAFAPLSLRVPLIIEDAEVVSKSYPSFWNDLKSIGFKITE, from the coding sequence ATGGATATTACTCTTCACAAATCACAAATCGCAAATCGTAAGTCTAAAATAACTATTACAGGATCTAAGAGTGAGTCCAACAGGTTATTGTTGTTACAAGCTCTGTATCCTGAAACTCAACTTAAAAATATTTCAAATTCAGATGATAGCAATCTCATGATGGCCGCCCTAAAATCTGAATCTAAGCTTGTAGATATCCACCACGCAGGAACCGCAATGCGATTTTTAACCGCCTATTTTGCTGTCAAAGATGGAAGGGAAACGGTATTAACCGGTTCTAAACGCATGAAGGAACGCCCTATAAAAATTTTGGTTGATGCGTTACACCATTTGGGTGCTGAAATATCATATCTAGAGAATGAAGGATTCCCGCCGATAAAAATCAAAGGTAAAAAATTGATTGAGCATCGCGTAGCACTTAATGCTAACGTGAGTAGTCAGTACATTTCGGCCTTGTTGCTCATCGCATCAAAACTAGAAAATGGTTTAGAATTAACACTTAATGGGGATATCACGTCGATGCCCTACATAAAAATGACATTAAGCTTATTAGATGAATTAGGGATTGAATCTTCTTTTAAAAACCAAGTCATTACAGTGAAACCAAATACCAATCCTATAACTCCAAAAACGGTAGTAGTGGAGTCCGATTGGTCTTCAGCCTCATATTATTACAGCATTGCAGCACTCAGTAAGTTAGGTACAGAAATTACGTTGTCATCCTATAAACCAACCTCTTTACAAGGCGATTCGGCTTTAGCTGATATTTACAAACACTTTGGAGTAAGCTCAACATTTAATAACAATTCAGTCACTTTAAGGAAAGAATCTACAAACATGCAACCCTTAAATTTAGATTTGAAACATGCGCCAGATATTGCTCAAACCATAGCGGTAACTTGTTTCGGATTGGGCATAGCATGTCATTTGACAGGATTACACACCTTAAAAATTAAAGAAACGGATAGACTAGTCGCTTTAAAGACCGAAATAGAAAAATTAGGAGGACAAGTTCAAATTACAGATAAATCATTACAGCTGGAACCATCAAAAAAAATCCACCCAAATGTATCCATTGCAACCTATAATGATCATAGGATGGCTATGGCCTTTGCACCTTTGTCACTTCGGGTGCCATTAATTATTGAAGATGCTGAGGTGGTATCAAAATCATATCCAAGCTTTTGGAACGATTTAAAATCTATAGGATTTAAAATAACTGAATAA
- a CDS encoding bifunctional 3-deoxy-7-phosphoheptulonate synthase/chorismate mutase type II — protein sequence MENKKELGNWLNDLKLNHPLVIAGPCSAETEEQVLKIAHALKDTDVSYFRAGIWKPRTRPGMFEGVGALGLKWLQKVKSETGMKTATEVANAAHVKLALEHDIDLLWIGARSTVSPFIVQEIADALKGTDKVVLVKNPVNPDLPLWLGAIERLATADINKLGVIHRGFSTYEKTKYRNNPEWQIAIELQTKFPDLPIINDPSHITGKRDMILDVSQTALDLNFDGLMIETHYDPENAWSDAAQQVTPDSLIQIMKDLRIRKETDSEAEYNNALNNLRAQIDVVDNQIIDLLGKRMKAADGIGVLKKQKNVAVLQSKRWNEILGNMVLEGNHRGLSEEFILRMFKAIHQESINHQEKIING from the coding sequence ATGGAGAACAAGAAAGAATTAGGAAATTGGTTAAATGATTTAAAATTAAATCATCCTTTGGTTATTGCAGGACCATGCAGTGCCGAAACAGAAGAACAAGTGTTAAAAATAGCCCATGCGCTAAAAGATACCGATGTGAGTTACTTTAGGGCAGGTATTTGGAAACCTAGAACCCGCCCAGGCATGTTTGAAGGTGTTGGTGCTTTAGGCCTAAAATGGTTGCAAAAAGTTAAGTCAGAAACAGGCATGAAAACGGCAACAGAAGTCGCTAATGCTGCGCATGTTAAATTGGCTTTAGAGCATGATATTGATTTATTATGGATTGGAGCACGATCTACAGTGAGCCCGTTTATTGTTCAAGAAATAGCAGATGCTTTAAAGGGCACTGACAAAGTGGTTTTAGTGAAAAATCCAGTTAATCCAGATTTACCATTGTGGTTAGGTGCCATAGAACGTTTGGCTACTGCGGATATTAATAAATTGGGTGTGATTCACAGAGGTTTTTCTACCTACGAAAAAACAAAATACAGAAATAATCCAGAGTGGCAAATAGCGATTGAGTTGCAGACAAAATTTCCAGATTTGCCTATTATCAACGATCCATCACATATTACAGGTAAAAGGGATATGATTTTAGATGTGTCGCAAACCGCATTGGATTTGAATTTTGATGGCTTAATGATCGAGACCCATTATGATCCAGAAAATGCATGGAGTGATGCTGCACAACAAGTGACACCAGATAGTTTAATTCAAATTATGAAAGATTTAAGAATTAGAAAAGAAACCGATTCTGAAGCAGAATATAACAATGCACTGAATAATTTAAGAGCCCAAATAGACGTGGTCGATAATCAGATTATTGATTTGTTAGGGAAACGAATGAAAGCTGCCGACGGTATTGGCGTCCTTAAAAAACAAAAAAACGTAGCGGTACTTCAAAGCAAACGTTGGAATGAAATATTAGGGAATATGGTTTTAGAAGGCAATCATAGAGGTCTTAGTGAAGAATTTATATTACGAATGTTTAAAGCCATTCATCAAGAATCCATCAATCATCAAGAAAAGATTATAAATGGATAA
- a CDS encoding pyridoxal phosphate-dependent aminotransferase, translating to MIEVANRLHTVEEYYFSKKLREVNLLIASGKPIINLGIGSPDLQPPQKVVDALVEGLLSPVAHKYQSYQGIPALREAITGFYKEHYAVNLSPNTEVLPLMGSKEGIMHISMAYLNEGDEVLIPNPGYPTYESVTKLVGAKPVFYELDAKNNWLPDLKVLAQLDLSQVKLMWVNYPHMPTGAKATDKLFKELVAFAKKHHILVVNDNPYSFILNEPPKSILSVEGAKDVCLELNSLSKTFNMAGWRVGMVVGSSEHISNILKVKSNMDSGMFYGIQKGAVEALKCSKMWFVTLNSVYQQRRNLVWQLADALNCTYDKKASGLFVWAKLPAYLKSEEFIDLVLKENHIFITPGTIFGSKGEGYIRFSLCAQTEDLEEAIARVK from the coding sequence ATGATTGAGGTTGCTAATCGATTACATACCGTTGAAGAATACTACTTTTCTAAAAAATTAAGAGAGGTTAATTTGCTTATTGCTAGTGGTAAACCTATTATAAATTTAGGCATTGGCAGTCCAGATTTGCAACCACCGCAAAAAGTGGTAGATGCTTTAGTGGAAGGTTTGTTAAGTCCTGTTGCCCATAAATACCAGAGTTATCAAGGTATTCCAGCATTGCGAGAAGCTATCACTGGTTTTTATAAAGAACATTACGCCGTTAATTTAAGCCCAAATACAGAAGTGCTGCCGTTAATGGGGAGTAAGGAAGGGATTATGCATATTTCTATGGCCTATTTAAATGAGGGCGATGAAGTTTTAATTCCTAACCCTGGTTATCCAACTTACGAATCGGTTACAAAATTGGTGGGTGCTAAACCGGTATTTTACGAGCTGGACGCAAAAAATAATTGGTTGCCAGATTTGAAAGTATTGGCACAGTTGGATTTAAGTCAAGTAAAGTTGATGTGGGTAAATTATCCGCATATGCCAACTGGAGCTAAGGCAACAGATAAGTTGTTTAAAGAATTGGTTGCATTCGCTAAAAAGCATCATATTTTAGTTGTCAATGACAACCCATATAGTTTTATTCTTAACGAACCTCCAAAAAGCATTTTGAGTGTTGAAGGAGCTAAAGACGTTTGCTTAGAACTTAATTCGCTAAGTAAAACATTTAATATGGCGGGATGGCGCGTTGGTATGGTCGTAGGCAGTAGCGAGCATATTAGTAATATATTGAAAGTAAAAAGCAATATGGATTCAGGTATGTTTTATGGCATCCAAAAAGGTGCTGTTGAAGCATTAAAATGTTCTAAAATGTGGTTTGTAACTTTGAATAGTGTATATCAGCAACGTCGGAATTTGGTATGGCAGCTGGCTGATGCCTTAAATTGTACATACGATAAGAAGGCTTCGGGGTTGTTTGTTTGGGCTAAATTACCAGCGTATCTAAAATCGGAAGAGTTTATAGATTTGGTGCTAAAGGAAAACCATATTTTCATAACACCGGGTACTATTTTTGGGAGCAAAGGAGAAGGCTATATTCGGTTTTCGTTATGTGCACAGACAGAAGATTTAGAAGAAGCGATAGCTAGGGTGAAATGA
- a CDS encoding prephenate dehydrogenase — translation MKNIYVIGVGLIGGSLALDFKKLDKDICVYGIDHNNTHLDEAITLNVIDKKAELEDIKNADLVILSIPVDASVTMITDVLDQISDNTLVIDVGSTKRDICKATENHPNRRNFLAMHPIAGTEFSGPKAAIHGLFQNKTNIICEVEETAFTLQETALKMFSQIGMRIRYMNPKAHDKHIAYVSHLSHISSFMLGKTVIEKEKNERDIFDMAGSGFASTVRLAKSSPEMWTPIFKQNKENVIETLEEYIVNLTHFKELMKADNFEAIFNDMKNTNHIKDILKGIA, via the coding sequence ATGAAAAATATATATGTCATAGGAGTTGGATTAATTGGCGGGAGTCTGGCGTTGGACTTTAAAAAGCTGGACAAGGACATCTGTGTTTATGGAATAGACCATAACAACACGCATTTAGATGAGGCAATCACTCTAAACGTTATAGATAAGAAGGCGGAATTAGAGGATATTAAAAATGCAGATTTGGTCATTTTGTCAATTCCTGTAGATGCTTCAGTAACTATGATTACAGATGTGTTAGACCAAATTTCGGATAATACTTTGGTTATAGATGTGGGCTCTACAAAGAGGGATATATGCAAAGCGACAGAAAATCATCCAAACAGGCGTAATTTTTTAGCGATGCATCCCATTGCAGGAACCGAGTTTTCTGGACCAAAAGCGGCTATTCATGGCCTATTTCAAAATAAAACGAACATCATTTGTGAGGTCGAAGAAACAGCGTTTACATTGCAAGAAACCGCATTAAAAATGTTTTCTCAAATAGGAATGCGTATTCGGTATATGAACCCTAAAGCACACGATAAGCATATTGCCTATGTGTCACATTTATCTCACATTAGTTCATTTATGTTAGGTAAAACGGTGATTGAAAAGGAGAAAAACGAACGTGATATATTCGATATGGCGGGGAGTGGATTTGCTTCTACCGTGCGTTTAGCAAAAAGTTCCCCAGAGATGTGGACACCCATTTTTAAACAGAATAAAGAGAACGTTATTGAAACTTTGGAAGAGTATATTGTGAATCTGACGCATTTTAAAGAGTTGATGAAAGCGGACAATTTTGAAGCCATTTTTAACGACATGAAAAACACCAATCATATAAAAGATATTTTAAAAGGAATTGCTTAA
- the rsgA gene encoding ribosome small subunit-dependent GTPase A — MTGHVYKSTGSWYTVKTELGTTYECRIKGKFRLKGIKSTNPIAVGDIVDFELETDNNQESGVIHHIHDRRNYIVRKSVNLSKQTHIISANIDQVFLMITINNPPTLTSFIDRFLVTANAYAIKTVLLFNKIDTYDENTLNEVKYLAHMYRKIGYECIGVSAQTGKNVDKVKALMKDTVSMFAGHSGVGKSTLVNAIEPGLNIKTKEISTQHMQGQHTTTFAEMFDLGFGAKIIDTPGIKGFGVVDMEKEEVGDYFPEFFALKQDCKFNNCMHVQEPSCAVKEALDNDEIAFSRYRSYLQIIEGEDEHFRTDIWEKE; from the coding sequence ATGACAGGACACGTTTATAAATCTACAGGAAGCTGGTACACAGTTAAAACCGAATTGGGGACAACTTACGAATGTCGAATAAAAGGCAAGTTTCGCCTTAAAGGCATTAAAAGCACGAACCCCATAGCGGTTGGCGATATTGTGGATTTTGAATTGGAAACCGATAATAATCAAGAATCTGGTGTTATTCATCATATTCATGATCGTCGAAATTATATTGTTAGAAAGTCGGTGAATCTTTCCAAACAAACCCATATCATTTCAGCCAATATAGATCAGGTGTTTTTGATGATTACTATTAATAACCCGCCCACTTTAACCAGTTTTATCGATCGGTTTTTAGTCACTGCTAATGCATATGCCATAAAAACGGTTTTGCTGTTTAATAAGATTGATACCTATGATGAGAACACGCTTAATGAGGTAAAATATCTGGCTCATATGTATCGTAAAATTGGTTATGAATGCATTGGCGTTTCTGCACAAACAGGTAAAAATGTAGATAAAGTGAAAGCTTTAATGAAAGATACTGTTAGTATGTTTGCTGGTCATTCTGGTGTTGGTAAATCGACGCTTGTTAATGCCATAGAACCTGGGTTAAATATCAAGACAAAGGAAATTTCTACACAACATATGCAAGGGCAACATACCACTACTTTTGCTGAAATGTTCGATTTGGGATTTGGGGCAAAAATTATTGATACCCCTGGAATTAAAGGTTTTGGGGTGGTTGATATGGAAAAAGAAGAAGTAGGCGATTATTTTCCAGAATTCTTTGCTTTAAAGCAAGACTGCAAATTTAATAATTGCATGCATGTTCAAGAACCAAGCTGTGCCGTAAAGGAAGCATTGGATAATGATGAGATTGCATTTTCTAGATACAGAAGTTACCTTCAGATTATTGAAGGTGAAGATGAGCACTTTCGGACTGATATTTGGGAAAAGGAGTAA